A stretch of Arachis hypogaea cultivar Tifrunner chromosome 15, arahy.Tifrunner.gnm2.J5K5, whole genome shotgun sequence DNA encodes these proteins:
- the LOC112749803 gene encoding putative cyclic nucleotide-gated ion channel 7 isoform X3, which produces MSFSGRPSLMDRLRSIFHVGGRARKNPSQSFRLGVKKGSAGLRTFGRSLKTGVTTWAVFPEDLKVSEKKVFDPQDKHLLHWNKFFEILCIFSVAVDPFFFYLPYFNVKSFCLAIDSTLANFTAALRTVLDFIYLLRISFQFRTAYIAPSSRVFGRDYSVEISIQNKTFRENALLGAIYYLIWFMLASHITGSVWYLLAIERNDTCWNNVCLEDNRCNSHFLYCGSTNKHIPGFDAWKNVSEDVLVKKCFVDGEFNYGIFAQAIKSGIVASVEVFPKFCYCLWWGLQNLSTIGQGLSTSTYSKEVWFSIAIAVMGLILFALLIGNMQTYLDSMSVHLDEMRIQRRDSELWMHHRSLPPELRERVRRYDQYKWLNTRGVDEESLMKSLPKDLRRDIKRHLCLNLVKRVPLFANMEERLLDAICERLKPTLYTEGTDIVREGDPVNEMLFIIRGRLESVTTDGGRSGFFNRGLLKEGDFCGEELLTWALDPKAAANLPSSTRTVKAINEVEAFALEAEELKFVASQFRYIHSRQVQHTFRFYSQQWRTWAAIYIQAAWRRYMRRKHTMQRRQEEEYYYDSDDSGGDSAKALVKRSSSSSSFATTMYASRFAANVLHGHRLREAGSSTSLGRIQKPSEPDFSHYGPK; this is translated from the exons ATGTCATTCTCAGGCAGACCAAGTTTGATGGATAGGCTAAGATCGATCTTCCATGTTGGCGGCCGCGCAAGGAAGAATCCGTCACAATCCTTTAGGCTAGGAGTGAAGAAAGGATCAGCAGGACTCAGAACATTTGGAAGGTCACTGAAAACTGGTGTAACTACTTGGGCAGTGTTCCCTGAAGATCTCAAAGTTTCAGAGAAGAAAGTGTTTGATCCTCAAGACAAGCACCTTCTCCATTGGAACAAGTTCTTTGAGATCCTCTGCATTTTTTCAGTAGCTGTTGACCCTTTCTTCTTCTATCTCCCTTACTTCAACGTCAAGTCATTCTGCCTCGCCATAGATAGCACGCTGGCGAATTTTACAGCAGCACTGAGGACTGTATTGGATTTTATCTATCTCCTGCGCATAAGCTTTCAGTTCCGAACTGCTTATATCGCGCCTTCATCTCGTGTGTTTGGAAGAG ATTATAGTGTGGAAATATCTATACAAAACAAGACATTCAGAG AAAATGCACTGCTTGGAGCCATTTACTATTTGATTTGGTTTATGCTAGCTAGTCAT ATAACTGGCTCCGTTTGGTACTTACTTGCCATAGAACGCAATGACACATGTTGGAACAATGTTTGTCTTGAAGATAATAGATGTAACAGTCATTTCTTGTACTGTGGAAGTACCAATAAGCACATCCCAGGGTTTGATGCTTGGAAAAATGTCAGTGAGGATGTTCTTGTAAAGAAGTGCTTTGTTGATGGTGAGTTCAATTATGGAATCTTTGCTCAAGCAATCAAGAGTGGTATTGTTGCTTCTGTTGAAGTCTTTCCTAAGTTCTGTTACTGTTTATGGTGGGGCCTTCAAAATCTGAG TACAATTGGCCAAGGGCTTTCAACCAGCACCTACAGTAAAGAGGTGTGGTTTTCCATAGCAATAGCTGTTATGGGGCTCATCCTTTTCGCACTTCTGATTGGAAACATGCAG ACATACCTTGACTCAATGTCGGTTCATCTTGACGAAATGAGGATCCAAAGACGTGATTCCGAGCTATGGATGCATCATCGCTCGCTTCCTCCAGAACTAAGGGAAAGAGTCAGACGCTATGATCAATACAAGTGGCTGAATACCCGAGGCGTGGATGAAGAAAGCTTGATGAAGAGCCTTCCAAAAGATTTAAGGAGAGATATCAAACGGCATCTTTGTTTGAATCTGGTTAAAAGG GTTCCTCTCTTTGCTAACATGGAGGAACGCCTGCTCGATGCTATATGCGAGCGACTGAAACCTACTCTGTACACAGAGGGCACTGACATAGTTAGGGAAGGAGACCCTGTCAACGAGATGCTCTTCATCATCCGTGGACGCCTAGAGAGTGTCACCACAGATGGTGGAAGGAGTGGATTCTTTAACAGAGGGCTTCTCAAAGAAGGAGACTTCTGTGGTGAGGAGCTACTAACATGGGCACTAGATCCAAAAGCTGCAGCAAACTTGCCATCATCTACTAGGACAGTGAAGGCCATAAATGAGGTCGAGGCATTCGCATTGGAAGCCGAGGAGCTTAAGTTTGTCGCTTCGCAGTTTAGATACATTCATAGTAGGCAGGTTCAGCATACCTTCAGGTTCTACTCACAGCAATGGAGGACATGGGCCGCTATCTACATTCAAGCCGCGTGGAGGAGGTATATGAGGAGGAAACACACCATGCAAAGAAGGCAGGAGGAAGAGTATTATTATGATTCTGATGACAGTGGTGGTGATTCTGCAAAGGCCTTGGTTAAACGTTCCTCAAGTTCATCTAGCTTTGCCACAACCATGTATGCTTCACGCTTTGCCGCGAATGTACTTCACGGTCATAGGCTTCGTGAAGCAGGTAGTTCCACTAGTCTAGGAAGAATTCAAAAACCATCTGAACCTGACTTCAGTCATTATGGTCCAAAGTGA
- the LOC112749803 gene encoding putative cyclic nucleotide-gated ion channel 7 isoform X1: MFDTGYKSQYIGGQREKFVRLDDLDSNMSFSGRPSLMDRLRSIFHVGGRARKNPSQSFRLGVKKGSAGLRTFGRSLKTGVTTWAVFPEDLKVSEKKVFDPQDKHLLHWNKFFEILCIFSVAVDPFFFYLPYFNVKSFCLAIDSTLANFTAALRTVLDFIYLLRISFQFRTAYIAPSSRVFGRGELVIDPAKIASRYLQRYFIIDFMSVFPMPQIIVWKYLYKTRHSEVLSTKTALLRTVILQYFPRFLRFLPLASEVKKTAGVFAENALLGAIYYLIWFMLASHITGSVWYLLAIERNDTCWNNVCLEDNRCNSHFLYCGSTNKHIPGFDAWKNVSEDVLVKKCFVDGEFNYGIFAQAIKSGIVASVEVFPKFCYCLWWGLQNLSTIGQGLSTSTYSKEVWFSIAIAVMGLILFALLIGNMQTYLDSMSVHLDEMRIQRRDSELWMHHRSLPPELRERVRRYDQYKWLNTRGVDEESLMKSLPKDLRRDIKRHLCLNLVKRVPLFANMEERLLDAICERLKPTLYTEGTDIVREGDPVNEMLFIIRGRLESVTTDGGRSGFFNRGLLKEGDFCGEELLTWALDPKAAANLPSSTRTVKAINEVEAFALEAEELKFVASQFRYIHSRQVQHTFRFYSQQWRTWAAIYIQAAWRRYMRRKHTMQRRQEEEYYYDSDDSGGDSAKALVKRSSSSSSFATTMYASRFAANVLHGHRLREAGSSTSLGRIQKPSEPDFSHYGPK, encoded by the exons ATGTTTGACACTGGTTACAAGTCACAGTATATTGGAGGCCAGAGGGAGAAGTTTGTAAG GTTGGATGATCTTGATTCTAACATGTCATTCTCAGGCAGACCAAGTTTGATGGATAGGCTAAGATCGATCTTCCATGTTGGCGGCCGCGCAAGGAAGAATCCGTCACAATCCTTTAGGCTAGGAGTGAAGAAAGGATCAGCAGGACTCAGAACATTTGGAAGGTCACTGAAAACTGGTGTAACTACTTGGGCAGTGTTCCCTGAAGATCTCAAAGTTTCAGAGAAGAAAGTGTTTGATCCTCAAGACAAGCACCTTCTCCATTGGAACAAGTTCTTTGAGATCCTCTGCATTTTTTCAGTAGCTGTTGACCCTTTCTTCTTCTATCTCCCTTACTTCAACGTCAAGTCATTCTGCCTCGCCATAGATAGCACGCTGGCGAATTTTACAGCAGCACTGAGGACTGTATTGGATTTTATCTATCTCCTGCGCATAAGCTTTCAGTTCCGAACTGCTTATATCGCGCCTTCATCTCGTGTGTTTGGAAGAGGTGAACTTGTCATAGATCCTGCAAAAATTGCCAGTAGATATTTACAGCGATATTTCATTATCGACTTCATGTCTGTGTTTCCTATGCCACAG ATTATAGTGTGGAAATATCTATACAAAACAAGACATTCAGAGGTATTGAGTACAAAAACGGCACTGTTGAGAACTGTGATCCTGCAATATTTTCCAAGATTTCTAAGGTTTCTTCCATTAGCATCGGAAGTTAAAAAGACAGCTGGTGTTTTTGCAGAAAATGCACTGCTTGGAGCCATTTACTATTTGATTTGGTTTATGCTAGCTAGTCAT ATAACTGGCTCCGTTTGGTACTTACTTGCCATAGAACGCAATGACACATGTTGGAACAATGTTTGTCTTGAAGATAATAGATGTAACAGTCATTTCTTGTACTGTGGAAGTACCAATAAGCACATCCCAGGGTTTGATGCTTGGAAAAATGTCAGTGAGGATGTTCTTGTAAAGAAGTGCTTTGTTGATGGTGAGTTCAATTATGGAATCTTTGCTCAAGCAATCAAGAGTGGTATTGTTGCTTCTGTTGAAGTCTTTCCTAAGTTCTGTTACTGTTTATGGTGGGGCCTTCAAAATCTGAG TACAATTGGCCAAGGGCTTTCAACCAGCACCTACAGTAAAGAGGTGTGGTTTTCCATAGCAATAGCTGTTATGGGGCTCATCCTTTTCGCACTTCTGATTGGAAACATGCAG ACATACCTTGACTCAATGTCGGTTCATCTTGACGAAATGAGGATCCAAAGACGTGATTCCGAGCTATGGATGCATCATCGCTCGCTTCCTCCAGAACTAAGGGAAAGAGTCAGACGCTATGATCAATACAAGTGGCTGAATACCCGAGGCGTGGATGAAGAAAGCTTGATGAAGAGCCTTCCAAAAGATTTAAGGAGAGATATCAAACGGCATCTTTGTTTGAATCTGGTTAAAAGG GTTCCTCTCTTTGCTAACATGGAGGAACGCCTGCTCGATGCTATATGCGAGCGACTGAAACCTACTCTGTACACAGAGGGCACTGACATAGTTAGGGAAGGAGACCCTGTCAACGAGATGCTCTTCATCATCCGTGGACGCCTAGAGAGTGTCACCACAGATGGTGGAAGGAGTGGATTCTTTAACAGAGGGCTTCTCAAAGAAGGAGACTTCTGTGGTGAGGAGCTACTAACATGGGCACTAGATCCAAAAGCTGCAGCAAACTTGCCATCATCTACTAGGACAGTGAAGGCCATAAATGAGGTCGAGGCATTCGCATTGGAAGCCGAGGAGCTTAAGTTTGTCGCTTCGCAGTTTAGATACATTCATAGTAGGCAGGTTCAGCATACCTTCAGGTTCTACTCACAGCAATGGAGGACATGGGCCGCTATCTACATTCAAGCCGCGTGGAGGAGGTATATGAGGAGGAAACACACCATGCAAAGAAGGCAGGAGGAAGAGTATTATTATGATTCTGATGACAGTGGTGGTGATTCTGCAAAGGCCTTGGTTAAACGTTCCTCAAGTTCATCTAGCTTTGCCACAACCATGTATGCTTCACGCTTTGCCGCGAATGTACTTCACGGTCATAGGCTTCGTGAAGCAGGTAGTTCCACTAGTCTAGGAAGAATTCAAAAACCATCTGAACCTGACTTCAGTCATTATGGTCCAAAGTGA
- the LOC112749803 gene encoding putative cyclic nucleotide-gated ion channel 7 isoform X2 yields the protein MSFSGRPSLMDRLRSIFHVGGRARKNPSQSFRLGVKKGSAGLRTFGRSLKTGVTTWAVFPEDLKVSEKKVFDPQDKHLLHWNKFFEILCIFSVAVDPFFFYLPYFNVKSFCLAIDSTLANFTAALRTVLDFIYLLRISFQFRTAYIAPSSRVFGRGELVIDPAKIASRYLQRYFIIDFMSVFPMPQIIVWKYLYKTRHSEVLSTKTALLRTVILQYFPRFLRFLPLASEVKKTAGVFAENALLGAIYYLIWFMLASHITGSVWYLLAIERNDTCWNNVCLEDNRCNSHFLYCGSTNKHIPGFDAWKNVSEDVLVKKCFVDGEFNYGIFAQAIKSGIVASVEVFPKFCYCLWWGLQNLSTIGQGLSTSTYSKEVWFSIAIAVMGLILFALLIGNMQTYLDSMSVHLDEMRIQRRDSELWMHHRSLPPELRERVRRYDQYKWLNTRGVDEESLMKSLPKDLRRDIKRHLCLNLVKRVPLFANMEERLLDAICERLKPTLYTEGTDIVREGDPVNEMLFIIRGRLESVTTDGGRSGFFNRGLLKEGDFCGEELLTWALDPKAAANLPSSTRTVKAINEVEAFALEAEELKFVASQFRYIHSRQVQHTFRFYSQQWRTWAAIYIQAAWRRYMRRKHTMQRRQEEEYYYDSDDSGGDSAKALVKRSSSSSSFATTMYASRFAANVLHGHRLREAGSSTSLGRIQKPSEPDFSHYGPK from the exons ATGTCATTCTCAGGCAGACCAAGTTTGATGGATAGGCTAAGATCGATCTTCCATGTTGGCGGCCGCGCAAGGAAGAATCCGTCACAATCCTTTAGGCTAGGAGTGAAGAAAGGATCAGCAGGACTCAGAACATTTGGAAGGTCACTGAAAACTGGTGTAACTACTTGGGCAGTGTTCCCTGAAGATCTCAAAGTTTCAGAGAAGAAAGTGTTTGATCCTCAAGACAAGCACCTTCTCCATTGGAACAAGTTCTTTGAGATCCTCTGCATTTTTTCAGTAGCTGTTGACCCTTTCTTCTTCTATCTCCCTTACTTCAACGTCAAGTCATTCTGCCTCGCCATAGATAGCACGCTGGCGAATTTTACAGCAGCACTGAGGACTGTATTGGATTTTATCTATCTCCTGCGCATAAGCTTTCAGTTCCGAACTGCTTATATCGCGCCTTCATCTCGTGTGTTTGGAAGAGGTGAACTTGTCATAGATCCTGCAAAAATTGCCAGTAGATATTTACAGCGATATTTCATTATCGACTTCATGTCTGTGTTTCCTATGCCACAG ATTATAGTGTGGAAATATCTATACAAAACAAGACATTCAGAGGTATTGAGTACAAAAACGGCACTGTTGAGAACTGTGATCCTGCAATATTTTCCAAGATTTCTAAGGTTTCTTCCATTAGCATCGGAAGTTAAAAAGACAGCTGGTGTTTTTGCAGAAAATGCACTGCTTGGAGCCATTTACTATTTGATTTGGTTTATGCTAGCTAGTCAT ATAACTGGCTCCGTTTGGTACTTACTTGCCATAGAACGCAATGACACATGTTGGAACAATGTTTGTCTTGAAGATAATAGATGTAACAGTCATTTCTTGTACTGTGGAAGTACCAATAAGCACATCCCAGGGTTTGATGCTTGGAAAAATGTCAGTGAGGATGTTCTTGTAAAGAAGTGCTTTGTTGATGGTGAGTTCAATTATGGAATCTTTGCTCAAGCAATCAAGAGTGGTATTGTTGCTTCTGTTGAAGTCTTTCCTAAGTTCTGTTACTGTTTATGGTGGGGCCTTCAAAATCTGAG TACAATTGGCCAAGGGCTTTCAACCAGCACCTACAGTAAAGAGGTGTGGTTTTCCATAGCAATAGCTGTTATGGGGCTCATCCTTTTCGCACTTCTGATTGGAAACATGCAG ACATACCTTGACTCAATGTCGGTTCATCTTGACGAAATGAGGATCCAAAGACGTGATTCCGAGCTATGGATGCATCATCGCTCGCTTCCTCCAGAACTAAGGGAAAGAGTCAGACGCTATGATCAATACAAGTGGCTGAATACCCGAGGCGTGGATGAAGAAAGCTTGATGAAGAGCCTTCCAAAAGATTTAAGGAGAGATATCAAACGGCATCTTTGTTTGAATCTGGTTAAAAGG GTTCCTCTCTTTGCTAACATGGAGGAACGCCTGCTCGATGCTATATGCGAGCGACTGAAACCTACTCTGTACACAGAGGGCACTGACATAGTTAGGGAAGGAGACCCTGTCAACGAGATGCTCTTCATCATCCGTGGACGCCTAGAGAGTGTCACCACAGATGGTGGAAGGAGTGGATTCTTTAACAGAGGGCTTCTCAAAGAAGGAGACTTCTGTGGTGAGGAGCTACTAACATGGGCACTAGATCCAAAAGCTGCAGCAAACTTGCCATCATCTACTAGGACAGTGAAGGCCATAAATGAGGTCGAGGCATTCGCATTGGAAGCCGAGGAGCTTAAGTTTGTCGCTTCGCAGTTTAGATACATTCATAGTAGGCAGGTTCAGCATACCTTCAGGTTCTACTCACAGCAATGGAGGACATGGGCCGCTATCTACATTCAAGCCGCGTGGAGGAGGTATATGAGGAGGAAACACACCATGCAAAGAAGGCAGGAGGAAGAGTATTATTATGATTCTGATGACAGTGGTGGTGATTCTGCAAAGGCCTTGGTTAAACGTTCCTCAAGTTCATCTAGCTTTGCCACAACCATGTATGCTTCACGCTTTGCCGCGAATGTACTTCACGGTCATAGGCTTCGTGAAGCAGGTAGTTCCACTAGTCTAGGAAGAATTCAAAAACCATCTGAACCTGACTTCAGTCATTATGGTCCAAAGTGA